From Edaphobacter lichenicola, the proteins below share one genomic window:
- a CDS encoding NAD(P)/FAD-dependent oxidoreductase, which produces MSRRAVIIGAGPAGLTAGLELLRRSDVKPIILEASEEIGGISRTIKYKGNRMDIGGHRFFSKSDRVMQWWVDLMPPDVGDAGSEPEISYQGKKRVVAVPARLMEEPVLRGVGPIDPHASEETEDESEGAASVEMMVTATPDPDPDLVMLIRPRKSRIYYLRKFFDYPITLTATTLKNLGIVRTFRVGTSYMKSQVSQITPEKSLEDFLINRFGRQLYLTFFKSYTEKVWGTPCNEISAEWGAQRIKGLSLTTAVKHFLKKAFGGKAKTSDLAQKGTDTSLIERFMYPKFGPGQLWEHVADLIRDGGGEIHMGWKVDRIITKRGDPNTHAARQIVAIEAVNIAGGRRRFEGDYFFSTMPMRELISAMDPGEVEIPENVREISAGLQYRDFITVGLLVDRLKVKEPDGGLLKDTWIYVQEPDVVLGRLQIFNNWSPYLVADPTKVWIGLEYFCYDTDDLWKMPDEELKKFAIDEVAKIGILNAEDVSDGHVVRVPKTYPAYFGTYDRFDELREFTDGFDNLFLVGRNGMHKYNNQDHSMLTAMTAVDGIVAGHVDKAALWGINTEQEYHEEKK; this is translated from the coding sequence ATGTCGCGGAGAGCAGTGATTATCGGAGCGGGGCCTGCAGGGCTAACCGCAGGGCTGGAGCTGCTGAGACGGTCGGATGTGAAACCGATCATCCTGGAGGCGAGCGAAGAGATCGGTGGAATCTCGCGCACGATCAAGTACAAGGGCAACCGGATGGATATCGGTGGCCATCGGTTCTTCTCCAAGAGCGACCGCGTGATGCAGTGGTGGGTGGACCTGATGCCGCCTGATGTGGGCGATGCGGGATCGGAGCCGGAGATCTCTTATCAGGGGAAGAAGCGAGTCGTCGCAGTGCCGGCGCGTCTGATGGAGGAGCCTGTGCTGCGCGGAGTGGGGCCGATTGATCCGCATGCCTCGGAGGAGACAGAAGACGAATCAGAGGGAGCAGCTTCGGTGGAGATGATGGTGACTGCGACGCCTGATCCTGATCCGGACCTGGTGATGCTGATTCGTCCACGCAAGAGCAGGATCTACTATCTGCGAAAGTTTTTTGACTATCCGATTACGTTGACCGCGACTACGTTGAAGAATCTGGGAATCGTCAGGACGTTTCGCGTTGGCACGAGCTACATGAAGTCGCAGGTGAGCCAGATTACGCCGGAAAAGAGTCTTGAAGACTTTTTGATTAACCGGTTTGGGCGGCAGCTCTACCTGACGTTCTTCAAGAGCTATACCGAGAAGGTCTGGGGCACGCCTTGCAATGAGATCTCGGCGGAGTGGGGGGCGCAGCGGATCAAGGGGCTGAGCCTGACGACGGCGGTGAAGCACTTTTTGAAGAAGGCGTTTGGAGGCAAGGCAAAGACGAGCGACCTGGCGCAGAAGGGCACGGATACAAGCTTGATTGAGCGGTTCATGTATCCGAAGTTCGGGCCGGGGCAGTTGTGGGAGCATGTTGCGGACCTCATTCGCGACGGCGGCGGCGAGATTCACATGGGTTGGAAGGTGGATCGGATAATTACGAAGCGTGGCGATCCGAATACCCATGCAGCGCGACAAATCGTCGCGATTGAAGCCGTAAATATTGCTGGCGGTCGGCGACGATTCGAAGGGGACTATTTCTTTTCGACCATGCCGATGAGAGAGCTCATATCTGCGATGGATCCGGGAGAGGTAGAGATTCCCGAAAATGTTCGTGAGATAAGTGCAGGGCTGCAGTATCGCGACTTTATTACGGTAGGGCTGCTGGTGGACCGGCTGAAGGTGAAGGAGCCGGATGGTGGGCTGCTGAAAGATACTTGGATCTACGTGCAGGAGCCGGATGTGGTACTGGGACGGTTACAGATCTTCAACAACTGGAGCCCGTACCTGGTGGCGGACCCGACGAAGGTTTGGATTGGACTGGAGTACTTCTGCTACGACACCGACGATCTGTGGAAGATGCCGGATGAAGAGCTGAAGAAGTTCGCGATTGACGAGGTGGCGAAGATCGGGATTTTGAATGCAGAGGATGTTTCGGATGGGCATGTGGTGCGGGTGCCGAAGACCTATCCGGCGTACTTTGGCACGTATGACCGGTTCGACGAGTTGAGAGAGTTTACCGATGGGTTCGACAATCTGTTTCTTGTGGGGCGAAACGGAATGCATAAGTACAACAACCAGGATCACAGTATGTTGACTGCGATGACGGCCGTGGATGGTATTGTTGCTGGGCATGTAGATAAAGCTGCGCTGTGGGGGATCAACACGGAGCAGGAGTACCACGAGGAGAAAAAGTGA
- a CDS encoding cytochrome b/b6 domain-containing protein: MPEKSTDRREPIEELPPAAETTDERVEAAPEISAAPIVEASDQAADESVAAAVSAPSTDPASPVVADAVVTPVEASEPAVATIRLEKKHPLAIRWMHWVNFPVLFTMIWSGLLIYWNDSDNAYQHPHAVYRVGVRSLTVVRLFPPWFWKLINAPYRVTEGLGYHFFFMWIFAINGILYVLYLLISGEWRVLVPERRSFLDAIQVTLVDLHLRKGLPPQKKYNGAQKIAYTSVVLMGLGSLVTGLSIYKPTQVHWITSLLGGYEMARWEHFWLTMGFCAFFVVHVGQVILAGWNNFRSMVSGYEIVPVAKASLEEERRAG; the protein is encoded by the coding sequence ATGCCTGAGAAATCTACAGACAGACGTGAGCCGATCGAGGAGCTGCCGCCGGCCGCTGAGACTACAGATGAGAGGGTCGAGGCTGCGCCGGAGATCTCTGCGGCTCCGATAGTGGAGGCGAGTGATCAAGCGGCGGATGAGTCTGTTGCTGCGGCTGTCTCTGCACCTTCGACGGATCCGGCTTCGCCAGTTGTAGCGGATGCTGTCGTCACGCCGGTAGAAGCAAGCGAGCCTGCGGTGGCGACGATACGGCTTGAGAAGAAGCATCCTCTGGCGATTCGGTGGATGCACTGGGTGAACTTCCCGGTGCTGTTCACGATGATCTGGAGCGGGCTGCTGATCTATTGGAATGATTCTGATAACGCCTATCAGCATCCCCATGCGGTGTATCGGGTGGGCGTTAGATCGCTGACGGTGGTGCGGCTGTTTCCTCCGTGGTTCTGGAAGCTGATCAATGCGCCCTATCGGGTGACTGAGGGGCTGGGGTATCACTTCTTTTTTATGTGGATCTTCGCGATCAATGGGATCTTGTATGTGTTGTATCTGTTGATCTCGGGGGAGTGGCGGGTGCTGGTGCCGGAGCGCAGATCTTTTCTGGATGCGATCCAGGTGACGCTGGTGGATCTGCATCTTCGCAAGGGATTGCCGCCGCAGAAGAAGTACAACGGCGCGCAGAAGATTGCTTATACGTCGGTTGTTCTGATGGGGCTGGGGTCGCTGGTGACGGGGCTTTCGATCTATAAGCCGACGCAGGTGCACTGGATTACGTCGCTGCTGGGCGGCTATGAGATGGCGCGGTGGGAGCACTTCTGGCTGACGATGGGCTTCTGCGCGTTCTTTGTGGTGCATGTGGGTCAGGTGATTCTTGCGGGGTGGAATAACTTTCGCTCGATGGTGAGTGGGTATGAGATTGTTCCGGTGGCGAAGGCTTCGCTAGAAGAGGAGAGGAGGGCGGGATGA
- a CDS encoding molybdopterin-dependent oxidoreductase, translating to MSDGREEREEQEERRKWEKEKKDRGDDLDRSWERDWERDGERERRDSRAAEVEALDAEVRAQSGQRTRRSFLVAAATAAGGYGFYRWIDRSPMNMRLQEPLRHMLRLNARVSRAVFDERGMAPTYPVARSMELRTNGNYGLKMDLVPESYRLQMVGVEGAKRLPQYVEDVTAWEYQYEMKKEAGPVEHDTKVRPKSATAGSVDATVKPDPNGDGGAGLGPMMTGGQASTMVGSGAKGKPQRISSELEAAMKKMNRRPRGQEEAGMSRSTLMPGTPGLLLQLDNITSLPHHELVTEFKCIEGWSQVVHWGGYRLADLIAKYPPERKPDGSLPKYVYMETPDGDYYCGFSLQVCMHPQSLLVTEMAGRPLAQWHGAPIRLHMPIKYGYKQIKRIGLIAYTDRRPDDYWTKLGYDWYAGL from the coding sequence ATGAGCGACGGACGGGAGGAGCGCGAGGAGCAGGAGGAGAGGCGCAAGTGGGAGAAGGAGAAGAAGGATCGCGGCGACGATCTGGACCGCAGCTGGGAACGTGATTGGGAGCGCGATGGGGAGCGGGAGCGGAGAGATTCGCGCGCCGCAGAGGTAGAGGCGCTGGATGCGGAGGTGAGGGCGCAGTCGGGGCAGAGGACTCGCAGGAGTTTTCTGGTTGCGGCTGCGACGGCTGCGGGAGGGTATGGATTTTACCGGTGGATCGATCGTAGCCCAATGAATATGCGGCTGCAGGAGCCGCTGCGCCACATGCTCCGGCTCAATGCGAGGGTGTCGCGTGCGGTCTTCGACGAGCGCGGGATGGCACCGACTTATCCGGTGGCGCGATCGATGGAGCTTCGGACCAACGGGAACTATGGGTTGAAGATGGACTTGGTACCGGAGAGTTATCGGCTGCAGATGGTGGGGGTGGAGGGCGCGAAGAGGCTTCCTCAGTACGTGGAGGACGTGACGGCGTGGGAGTATCAGTACGAGATGAAGAAGGAAGCTGGGCCGGTGGAGCACGATACGAAGGTTCGCCCGAAGAGTGCGACGGCGGGGTCTGTAGATGCGACGGTGAAGCCCGATCCGAACGGAGACGGAGGTGCCGGATTGGGGCCGATGATGACGGGTGGCCAGGCCAGCACGATGGTGGGCAGCGGTGCGAAGGGGAAGCCGCAGAGGATTTCGTCGGAGCTTGAAGCGGCGATGAAAAAGATGAATAGAAGACCGCGTGGACAGGAAGAGGCGGGCATGTCCCGCAGCACGCTGATGCCGGGTACGCCGGGGCTGCTGTTGCAGCTGGACAACATCACGAGCCTGCCGCACCATGAGCTGGTGACGGAGTTCAAGTGCATCGAAGGATGGAGCCAGGTAGTGCACTGGGGTGGGTACCGGCTGGCGGATTTGATTGCGAAGTATCCGCCGGAGAGGAAGCCGGATGGATCGCTGCCGAAGTACGTCTACATGGAGACGCCGGATGGGGACTACTACTGTGGGTTCAGCCTGCAGGTGTGTATGCATCCGCAGAGTCTGCTGGTGACTGAGATGGCTGGTCGGCCGCTGGCACAGTGGCACGGTGCACCGATACGGTTACATATGCCGATCAAGTACGGTTACAAACAGATCAAACGGATTGGACTGATCGCGTACACCGACAGGCGGCCTGACGACTACTGGACGAAGCTGGGGTACGACTGGTACGCGGGGCTTTAG
- a CDS encoding nuclear transport factor 2 family protein, translating into MNKSELQDHLYALEERLLHPDREADRTALVPLFAEEYREFCTSGRVFNRQQTIDVLLSSTARAATIHHFYIAQLAEDVVHATYRATTSVAVSHRSSLWVFRDNRWQLLFHQGTIAS; encoded by the coding sequence ATGAATAAGTCCGAACTTCAAGACCATCTCTACGCACTCGAAGAGCGTCTCCTCCATCCCGACCGAGAGGCTGACCGCACCGCCCTCGTCCCGCTCTTCGCCGAGGAGTACAGGGAGTTCTGCACCTCTGGCCGTGTCTTCAATCGCCAGCAGACCATCGACGTGCTCCTGTCCAGCACAGCTCGCGCCGCGACCATCCACCACTTCTACATCGCACAACTTGCAGAGGATGTCGTCCACGCCACCTATCGCGCCACCACCTCAGTCGCCGTCTCCCACCGCTCCTCCCTCTGGGTCTTTCGCGATAACCGCTGGCAGCTCCTCTTCCATCAAGGCACTATCGCCAGCTGA
- the prmC gene encoding peptide chain release factor N(5)-glutamine methyltransferase: MTFRQAITNAAAELAANPHLSEHAHRDAELLLLHTLQISRVTLIAYPDRDLSPAQDALYQIAIRRRIQFEPIQYITGEQEFYGLRLHVTPAVLIPRPETEHLVEAVLKLLPTDRGVKLVDIGTGSGAIAIALAVHLPLATITAVDLSLDALAIAEQNAREHNVANRIQFLPSDLLAAVESHGKTFDAIVSNPPYIPTSDSLTLHPQVREHEPAAALFAGETGLDLYRRLIPEALGALKPNGILALEIGHGQQQSLTRLLAGWNDVTFLNDLQQIPRVALARKPNPFDPNR; this comes from the coding sequence ATGACCTTCCGCCAGGCCATCACCAACGCCGCAGCCGAGCTGGCCGCCAACCCACACCTCAGCGAACACGCCCACCGCGACGCCGAACTTCTTCTCCTCCACACGCTACAGATCTCCCGCGTCACCCTCATCGCATATCCCGACCGCGACCTCTCCCCCGCCCAAGACGCGCTCTATCAGATCGCCATCAGACGCCGTATCCAGTTCGAACCCATCCAGTACATCACCGGCGAGCAGGAGTTCTACGGTCTGCGCCTCCACGTCACCCCCGCGGTCCTCATCCCCCGCCCCGAGACCGAGCATCTCGTCGAGGCCGTCCTCAAGCTGCTCCCCACAGACCGGGGTGTAAAGCTCGTCGATATCGGCACCGGGTCGGGAGCCATCGCCATCGCACTCGCCGTCCACCTTCCACTGGCCACGATCACCGCCGTCGACCTCTCCCTCGATGCTCTCGCCATCGCAGAGCAAAACGCCCGCGAGCACAACGTAGCCAACCGCATCCAGTTCCTTCCCTCCGATCTACTCGCCGCCGTCGAATCTCACGGCAAAACCTTCGACGCCATCGTCAGCAACCCACCCTACATCCCCACATCCGACAGCCTCACACTGCACCCCCAGGTTCGCGAGCATGAGCCCGCCGCCGCACTCTTCGCAGGCGAAACCGGCCTCGACCTCTACCGCCGGCTCATTCCGGAGGCCCTCGGCGCGCTCAAACCAAACGGCATACTCGCGCTCGAGATTGGCCACGGCCAGCAACAGTCGCTCACCCGTCTGCTCGCCGGATGGAACGACGTCACCTTCCTCAACGATCTCCAGCAGATTCCGCGTGTCGCCCTCGCGCGCAAGCCGAACCCATTCGACCCGAACCGATAA
- a CDS encoding VOC family protein: MIRQHRSAHRSARTAMHVVILAVVSALSAPLLHAQPDTRTPPFNGIAHVALRVHDLATSVAFYEKLGFEQAFDLRKDNVPYESFLKINDTQFIELHAAAPTEPDTGLLSLCFEGADLQAINDDYRSHGLNPTPILKTNAGNLRFILGGPLQTSSPQTIEYTQYLAGSLHSEDQGKHLGPDRVGEKLIAVSVPMADPASARDFYINQLNFKPIANDPMSLHMPGESGQELEIIPATTGTHARMTLESSNLAKAARHLHKEGIFAVKNGATLTVIDPDGNVLILETR, from the coding sequence ATGATCAGGCAGCACCGGAGCGCCCACCGCTCTGCCCGTACCGCAATGCACGTCGTCATTCTCGCCGTTGTTTCAGCCCTCTCAGCACCCCTTCTTCACGCACAGCCCGATACCAGGACACCACCCTTCAACGGCATCGCCCACGTCGCCCTTCGCGTCCACGATCTTGCCACCTCCGTAGCCTTCTACGAGAAGCTCGGCTTCGAACAGGCCTTCGACCTGCGCAAAGACAACGTCCCCTACGAGTCCTTCCTCAAGATCAACGACACCCAGTTCATCGAGCTCCACGCGGCCGCCCCAACCGAGCCCGATACCGGCCTCCTGAGCCTATGCTTCGAAGGCGCCGATCTTCAGGCGATCAACGACGACTACCGCAGCCACGGCCTTAACCCCACGCCCATCCTTAAAACAAATGCTGGGAATCTCCGCTTCATCCTGGGTGGCCCCCTTCAAACCTCTAGCCCACAGACCATCGAGTACACCCAGTACCTCGCTGGCTCGCTCCATAGCGAAGACCAGGGCAAGCACCTCGGCCCCGACCGCGTCGGCGAAAAGCTGATCGCTGTCTCGGTCCCAATGGCAGACCCCGCCTCGGCTCGCGACTTCTACATCAACCAGCTCAACTTCAAGCCCATCGCCAACGATCCGATGAGCCTCCACATGCCTGGCGAGAGCGGCCAGGAGCTTGAAATCATACCCGCAACCACCGGCACGCACGCTCGTATGACGCTCGAATCGAGCAACCTCGCCAAGGCCGCGCGCCACCTGCACAAAGAAGGCATCTTCGCCGTCAAAAACGGAGCCACCCTCACCGTGATCGACCCCGACGGCAACGTGCTGATCCTCGAAACCCGCTAG
- the prfA gene encoding peptide chain release factor 1: MFDRLDQLEARYEDLGRQMSDPTLVNDQKKFQAIAKQHRDMEPTVEKFREYRKIRDGIADAKAMLADPDPEVKEMAQAELDTLEPRLEPVEEQLKVLLLPKDPNDEKNVILELRAGTGGDEAALFVAEVFRMYMRFAEQHKWKVEILSQTESGIGHGLKDITAIIEGENVYSQLKYESGVHRVQRVPATETQGRVHTSAITVAVLPEAEEVDIKIEAKDLRIDTFCSSGPGGQSVNTTYSAVRITHLPTNTVVSCQDEKSQIKNREKGMRVLRARLYEVEAERIHQLQAKDRKQQIGSGDRSEKIRTYNFPQNRLTDHRIGLTNHQLAMVMEGQIQPTIDALIAHYTAERLKADAEAA, encoded by the coding sequence ATGTTCGACCGCCTCGATCAACTTGAAGCCCGTTACGAAGACCTCGGCAGGCAGATGTCCGACCCCACGCTGGTCAACGACCAGAAGAAGTTTCAAGCCATCGCGAAGCAGCACCGCGACATGGAGCCCACCGTCGAGAAGTTCCGCGAGTACCGCAAGATCAGGGACGGCATCGCCGATGCCAAAGCCATGCTCGCCGACCCGGACCCCGAGGTAAAAGAGATGGCGCAGGCCGAGCTCGATACCCTTGAACCGCGCCTCGAGCCAGTTGAGGAGCAGCTCAAGGTTCTGCTCCTCCCCAAAGATCCCAACGACGAGAAGAACGTCATCCTCGAGCTGCGCGCCGGCACCGGCGGCGACGAGGCCGCACTCTTCGTCGCAGAGGTCTTCCGCATGTACATGCGCTTCGCCGAACAGCACAAGTGGAAGGTCGAGATCCTCTCCCAGACCGAGTCCGGCATCGGTCACGGCCTTAAGGACATCACTGCCATCATCGAAGGCGAAAACGTCTACTCGCAGCTCAAGTACGAGTCCGGTGTCCATCGCGTACAGCGCGTTCCGGCAACCGAAACGCAAGGCCGCGTCCACACCTCTGCCATCACCGTCGCCGTTCTTCCCGAGGCCGAAGAGGTCGACATCAAGATCGAAGCCAAGGACCTGCGCATCGACACCTTCTGCTCCTCCGGTCCCGGCGGCCAGTCGGTAAACACGACTTACTCGGCCGTGCGCATCACGCACCTGCCGACCAACACCGTCGTCAGCTGTCAGGATGAAAAATCGCAGATCAAGAATCGCGAGAAGGGAATGCGTGTTCTCCGCGCCCGCCTCTATGAAGTTGAGGCCGAACGCATTCACCAGCTCCAGGCCAAGGATCGCAAGCAGCAGATCGGCTCCGGCGACCGCAGCGAGAAGATCCGCACCTACAACTTTCCGCAGAACCGCCTCACCGATCACCGCATCGGTCTCACCAACCACCAGCTCGCGATGGTGATGGAGGGCCAGATTCAGCCCACCATCGACGCCCTCATCGCGCACTACACCGCCGAAAGACTCAAGGCCGACGCAGAGGCTGCCTGA
- a CDS encoding ATP-dependent DNA ligase → MALFAVVAELADELAKEAGKLKKRAAIAETISKVHAASSESGPESDDSGLLALYLAGTPFAEADSRKLNAGGALLSKALLAVSGASDQMLTAAYRRHGDMGAAAFDLLFAARAEKTAELTLAAVAEAFAAMAVAKTTAIRAALVEGLLRRATPLEAKYLLKLMLGDMRIGVKQSLVEEAIAVAAGASVDAVRRAVMLEADLGGAVRRAFSGTLHESRMRLFHPLGFMLASPVETPEEAVERFTEKPAKVPVVKTKKPRKDKKVVVVEAANHKPGEAVQAQSFYADAEEFADAPPEDVIAKETQAGGDTTLANAAATQGVEAFLEDKYDGMRAQIHCGDSGQPGRVAIYSRNKEDVTESFPELEEAFAQIRAETDAAAGSLIPSSLILDGEILGWDFEQGRALPFAVLGQRIGRKRVSNEWRQQVPVVFVAFDLMCADGELLLELPLRERRNRLEAVVERLVERVASPLVVDERARDSQAVLFAVEESAPVERLMISPSRLVESAEEIDRAYADARARANEGVMLKAAGSVYQPGRRGLAWVKLKRELATLDVVVTGAEFGHGRRAGILSDYTFAVRGDKGELLNVGKAYSGLTDVEIGEMSAWMMEHTLEDQGFFRTVEPLMVLEVAFNNIMRSGRHASGFALRFPRILKIRTDKPVSEIDTVSRVEEVYQSQVDKPVE, encoded by the coding sequence ATGGCGTTGTTTGCGGTGGTCGCGGAGCTGGCGGACGAGTTGGCGAAGGAGGCCGGAAAGCTGAAAAAACGCGCGGCGATCGCTGAGACGATCTCGAAGGTGCACGCGGCAAGCTCGGAGAGTGGGCCGGAGAGCGACGACTCGGGCTTGTTGGCGCTCTATCTTGCTGGAACGCCGTTCGCTGAGGCGGATTCGCGGAAGCTGAACGCCGGCGGGGCTTTACTCTCCAAGGCGCTGCTGGCGGTCAGCGGAGCCAGCGACCAGATGCTGACTGCGGCTTACCGCCGCCACGGAGACATGGGTGCGGCGGCCTTCGATCTGCTGTTCGCTGCGAGGGCAGAGAAGACCGCAGAGCTGACGCTGGCCGCCGTGGCCGAGGCGTTTGCTGCGATGGCGGTGGCGAAGACGACGGCGATTCGTGCGGCTCTGGTCGAGGGCTTGCTGCGGCGGGCGACTCCGCTTGAAGCGAAGTACCTGCTGAAGCTGATGCTTGGCGATATGCGGATTGGAGTGAAGCAGAGCCTTGTGGAGGAGGCGATTGCCGTTGCGGCTGGAGCTTCTGTCGACGCTGTGCGGCGAGCGGTGATGCTGGAGGCGGATCTCGGCGGCGCAGTGCGGCGAGCCTTCTCTGGAACCCTGCATGAGTCCAGGATGCGGCTGTTTCATCCACTGGGATTTATGCTGGCCTCGCCGGTGGAGACGCCGGAGGAGGCGGTGGAGCGGTTCACCGAAAAGCCTGCGAAGGTGCCGGTGGTAAAGACAAAGAAGCCTCGTAAAGACAAGAAGGTGGTCGTCGTGGAGGCAGCGAACCATAAGCCTGGAGAGGCTGTGCAGGCGCAAAGCTTCTATGCCGATGCCGAAGAATTTGCCGATGCTCCGCCGGAAGATGTCATTGCAAAAGAGACGCAGGCGGGGGGTGATACGACGCTTGCGAACGCCGCAGCCACACAGGGCGTGGAAGCATTTCTCGAAGACAAGTACGACGGGATGCGGGCGCAGATACACTGCGGAGACTCCGGTCAGCCGGGGCGCGTGGCGATCTACTCGCGCAATAAAGAAGATGTGACCGAAAGCTTTCCGGAGCTTGAGGAGGCGTTTGCGCAGATTCGTGCGGAGACGGATGCGGCTGCGGGCTCGCTGATCCCGAGCTCCCTGATCCTGGATGGAGAGATTCTGGGGTGGGACTTCGAGCAGGGGCGCGCTCTGCCGTTCGCCGTGCTGGGGCAGAGGATTGGACGCAAGCGCGTCTCGAACGAGTGGCGGCAGCAGGTGCCGGTCGTCTTTGTGGCCTTCGACTTGATGTGCGCCGACGGTGAACTGTTGCTGGAGCTGCCGTTGCGGGAGCGGCGCAATCGGCTGGAGGCGGTGGTGGAGCGTCTGGTAGAGCGCGTGGCCTCTCCGCTGGTGGTGGACGAGCGGGCGCGTGATTCGCAGGCGGTGTTATTTGCAGTCGAGGAGAGTGCCCCAGTGGAGAGGCTGATGATCTCGCCGTCGCGGCTGGTGGAGTCGGCCGAAGAGATCGACCGGGCCTATGCCGATGCCAGGGCCCGGGCGAACGAGGGAGTGATGTTGAAGGCTGCGGGGTCGGTCTATCAGCCGGGCCGGCGCGGGCTGGCGTGGGTAAAGCTGAAGCGCGAGCTGGCGACCCTGGACGTGGTGGTGACGGGGGCGGAGTTTGGGCATGGGAGGCGCGCCGGTATCTTGAGCGACTATACGTTTGCGGTGCGCGGCGATAAGGGCGAGCTGCTCAACGTCGGCAAAGCTTATTCGGGCCTGACGGACGTCGAGATCGGCGAGATGAGCGCGTGGATGATGGAACACACTCTCGAAGACCAGGGGTTCTTTCGCACAGTGGAACCGTTGATGGTGCTGGAGGTAGCGTTCAACAACATCATGCGCAGCGGTCGTCATGCGAGCGGATTTGCGCTGCGTTTCCCGCGCATCCTGAAGATCCGGACGGACAAGCCGGTGAGCGAGATTGATACCGTCTCGCGGGTGGAAGAGGTATATCAGTCTCAGGTCGACAAACCGGTGGAGTAG